The Cardiocondyla obscurior isolate alpha-2009 linkage group LG20, Cobs3.1, whole genome shotgun sequence DNA segment CGTGTATATTTCGTAAAGATATCATTGTTCATTTTACACATTGTATCTGCCACTGTAAAAAATACggtttattatataatatctgTTGTGATTACGAACGCATTGacttttgtttcctttttattattttatttttatttttattttttttttaatatatacttgGCGCAATGCGAAACTTTTTTCCAACGGGAGACGAACGCAGCCTCCGCCCATTTCCTCAGGATTCGCATGGGATAAAGGAGAGACCGCGATTCTTTTCTTTGTGCAATTaagtgaattaattattcgtttgAATACGAGACGCCTAGTTTTGTACGCGGCGTCGGAGCGTTTACGTTTCTCATGTTATTTATTGAAGTACGGAAGTTGaagtaatgaaaaattttttattacgaaatgcatttaattaagtaaccgatctcatttattattattagcagCAACGTTTTACGTATAATGCAGCAAAAGCAGGGAAAGAAGGGAACCAAAACTAAATgtctatattttaaatataatatagtttttaatagataataatataaatcgttGATTGTAGAATTTTTCCACAGTTTAAActcctctattttttttttcttttaattataatgtacgtaaaaataaattatttaaatattaatttgtcgcGGTATGTAATCTCGCCAAATTCACAGTAACACAACGACACGAGCTGTAACACAAATTGACGTTGACATTTCGTATTCGttaaatcgaaattaatatttgttaaagagCAAACAATGTGACTGTAGAAAAGtaagtacaattaaaaaagctaCAAACGATGTCGGACCTCGAAAGGGCTCTCGCAAAATTTCCACCTAGTGTCACTTCGCGATGCTATTCAAAATTATCTCGCACCGATCATGCATGTCAAAAGTATTTCTCCGTTGTAACGTCGCGTCCCTATGGATCTGCCGTTCGATTTCAGCTTACATATAACTGTGGCAGGTATGTTacttaaaatgatttttttttttatactttacatTAAGCGGAACAGATCAAGACGGCAGCATTAGCTTGCTTTATATATTTAGATAATGTTGAAAAGTAGATTAAGgttatgcaaataaaattgaagaacattaaaaaaaagacaaaaaaaaagaaaaaaaaacaatttataaagaCTGGTATTTGagtattttttatagaatatcTTATTCGCCCTGTTATTTTCCTGCCACTCCACATTGTCATTCTCCTGATAAATCATTAAAGAAACTAGCTTGctgttatttaaaatgatttaataTCACTGGCAAACCAGTTTTATATCGtcaaaaaaattctacgtaacttcattaattaataatgatacgCGAATTAAGCTGCGAGAAgtatcgatttttttaaacaattgcTAATAAAAATCGCTAATCGACCAAACGTGCTATAAGTATTAATAACGACGATCAAACGTAACGCctaaatttttcaagtaaaaatgttctgctgcagtACGAAATTGCAATGTCCCAAAGAGAAGAAACCGATCAGTTCATTACCCCCACCGTGCTGTCATCGCAAAGAGATACTATTTTACTGTCCAGTAAACGTCTGTGTGTCGCCTGAACCGAGGCTTCGTAACCCTCGTCATTGCCCATCGTCATTTCCATCTTTGGTACaaataacgtttatttttcTGATCTTAAAACGGCCGCGTTAAGTCGGATTAAAATCTTAAGAGtttagaatataataatattttatgcgatTTAAACGACAACTATTTTTAGACGTGTAAGCCGAAGCCGGAGTGCTCGCCGCTACCACCTACTATATGCGTTGCCGGACCCTGCTCGCAACCATCGGCTTCAGAATCATATTGCCGCCCGTCAGCGCCAAAAATATTGCCGCCACCCTCCCGCGTTCAATTTTGCATTCGATACACGAACGAAGGATCAAGTTCCTACCCTTGCTCCAATTTACCAAAATGTCCTGGCGAAATATGTTAGGATAATCTAACAGCGCCCGATAATGCAACCTCGAGAAAATGCcgctaatttaaattaaggaataaaagaaatttacattCACATATTTATGTTGcaacgcgtttcttttttttttgcaattaattaaacttcaaacaatttaattacttctTGCAATTGTATCGCGACTGCAGTTAATTCatgtttaatatttgttgCCGTGACATTTCGTCGAGCAACGTTTGATATAAATCGTTCGACATAAACCGTAGATGTCGTTCGGTAAATTACTTGACAAGAAAATCTATCAAAATTAGTTGGCATCTGGTGCTAATGAGTTTTACAACTAATAATCCAAGTTTCAAGTTTGACACTGTTCCAATTACGTAAACGTTATTTCCTTACACAAGGTTTGATTAATATAACTTGCAGCAGCCTCGCGACACATTTAATACACTAcgcgaaagatatttttaagaaCCTTTTTTCGTAACCTGAGAAAACGCCCGCCCTGGAAGTCGATATGAACTCTTCGCGTCGAGTAAAATACCGAAACAATTATTgcgaaacaatatttcgaGCGAACTGTGAACGTGCCATTTATCTGCTACATACATCGTTCGACTCTTCggcacgcgcgcgtgtaaaagGATTGGAAAGCGTACGATTTGGattaaaatcgcgcgattaAGATGCGTCGTACGAGGGGATCGCGTAGGCGACTACTATGCGGCGCGATTTTTAACGGAAAATCCTCTTTCGCCGTGTTAGCATCAGCGGTGACGTCCTGTCAGGACGTGCGGGACTACATGCAGGGTGCAGCGCGAGGAAACGTCGCTTACGGGCAATTTGTTTGGCCGGCGTGCAGGCGGCCGTTAAGCCGATTAACGCAATCACGCGCGAGGCAGATCGGGATCGATGGCGAGCGTCGTCCGTTTCGTATAATACCCGCATTATCTGTCGCCGAGCGCGAGGTTGGCCGGCGATTTTACACCGGATCGCCACCGTTTTGTCCGCCCTCCCATCAGACGACGCGGCTGCTACATATTTTACATCTATCGTCGGCTGgccgctcttttttttttcttttttttttccctcccccgcgcGCGGTCCCTCAAAGTATCGcccgaaaaaaataaagtttcgtCAATGCAGCCGAATCCACAGTGGTGTGGACCATGACAGCGCATTACAGGCTGAATGGAGTGCTTTTATGCGGTTCGAATTTCGCAGGCACGCGCGCGTTTACTGGCCGCGGCCGGCTATAAAACGGAAAAATGAATAGCTGAGGGAAAACCTTGGC contains these protein-coding regions:
- the LOC139110418 gene encoding uncharacterized protein; translated protein: MFCCSTKLQCPKEKKPISSLPPPCCHRKEILFYCPVNVCVSPEPRLRNPRHCPSSFPSLTCKPKPECSPLPPTICVAGPCSQPSASESYCRPSAPKILPPPSRVQFCIRYTNEGSSSYPCSNLPKCPGEIC